One window of the Benincasa hispida cultivar B227 chromosome 3, ASM972705v1, whole genome shotgun sequence genome contains the following:
- the LOC120073905 gene encoding RING-H2 finger protein ATL78, with protein sequence MSISNSRRLLLPSATAAASPPELAQPRPGFGSFDMNVVMVLSVLLCALICSLGLNAILKCALRCSTLLATVSGGRGGGALVVHPKGVRRNILKKFPTVEYSKEGNKLRGIDGECVICLLEFEAGDRVRVLPKCYHGFHVHCIDKWLSSHTSCPKCRNCLTDTCPKITAGCGQEAPITTAALAESSSSVDPPAAEEVGVNVVIAPVEREGLISNYRESISR encoded by the coding sequence ATGTCTATCTCCAATTCAAGGAGGCTCCTCCTTCCCTCCGCCACAGCGGCCGCCAGTCCGCCGGAGCTAGCGCAGCCCCGTCCTGGGTTCGGGAGCTTCGATATGAACGTTGTGATGGTCCTTTCAGTTCTCCTCTGCGCTTTAATTTGCTCTCTGGGTCTCAACGCCATCCTAAAATGCGCGTTGCGGTGCTCCACTTTGCTAGCCACCGTGTCAGGTGGGCGTGGTGGTGGGGCCTTAGTGGTACACCCGAAAGGTGTTCGAcgaaatattttaaagaaattccCAACAGTGGAGTACTCAAAAGAAGGGAATAAATTGAGGGGAATCGATGGGGAGtgtgtaatttgtttgttggagTTCGAAGCAGGGGATCGGGTTCGTGTATTGCCTAAGTGTTACCATGGATTCCATGTTCATTGCATCGATAAGTGGCTGAGTTCCCACACTTCTTGTCCCAAGTGCCGTAATTGCCTCACTGATACTTGCCCTAAGATCACCGCCGGCTGCGGCCAGGAGGCGCCCATAACAACGGCGGCGTTGGCGGAGAGCTCATCCTCTGTTGACCCACCGGCGGCGGAGGAGGTGGGTGTGAATGTTGTTATTGCTCCGGTGGAAAGGGAGGGTTTGATAAGTAACTATAGGGAAAGTATTAGTAGATGA